From Plasmodium yoelii strain 17X genome assembly, chromosome: 11, a single genomic window includes:
- a CDS encoding cytochrome b-c1 complex subunit 9, putative, giving the protein MVFGSPFSDTYPSFIWKILGKSRKGKDIFNPFFVALNKTRIYDHVLKYNSRYWLFVVTGGCVTSYFWGIWFNNMWKKINKGKLYIDCPYTYPEEED; this is encoded by the exons A TGGTTTTTGGAAGCCCATTCAGTGATACATATCCATCTTTTATTTGGAAAATACTTGGAAAAAGTAGAAAAGGAAAAGACATTTTCAACCCCTTTTTTGTCGCATTAAATAAAACCag AATATATGATCATGtattaaagtataatagtcGATATTGGCTTTTTGTTGTTACTGGAGGTTGTGTTACTTCCTATTTTTGGGGAATATGGTTTAACAATATGTggaagaaaataaacaaaggg aaattatatattgatTGCCCATACACATATCCTGAGGAAGAAGATTAA